Proteins from a single region of Bactrocera neohumeralis isolate Rockhampton unplaced genomic scaffold, APGP_CSIRO_Bneo_wtdbg2-racon-allhic-juicebox.fasta_v2 cluster10, whole genome shotgun sequence:
- the LOC126765079 gene encoding lysosomal thioesterase PPT2 homolog, which translates to MMTDERIEVRKLALDRLLAAREAESDTAHPDTKIYNFDKYDGWSSLENTWRQVLEFRSFLEVIGRKYPDGINVVGYSQGGLIARAAIQTLPFHKINNFISLSSPQAGQFGANFLHLVFPDLAANTAYELFYSKIGQHISIANYWNDPLEQDLYYKFSKFLPIINNEIRTYNSSQYKNTLLRLNKMILIGGPNDGVISPWESSHFGYFNTTLNVIPLHKRPIYIEDAIGLKYLENNGKLVIIIKPFVHHLTWHTNRHVIQEVIIPYLD; encoded by the exons GCCCATCCTGATACCAAAATTTACAACTTTGATAAATATGATGGATGGTCTAGTTTGGAAAATACTTGGAGGCAAGTTCTAGAGTTTCGTAGTTTTTTGGAGGTAATTGGAAGGAAATATCCCGATGGTATCAACGTAGTAG ggTACTCTCAAGGGGGACTTATAGCTCGGGCTGCTATTCAAACTCTtccttttcataaaattaataatttcatttcactttcatCACCACAAGCTGGTCAATTTGGag cgaattttttgCATCTTGTATTTCCGGATTTGGCAGCAAATACTGCGTATGagcttttttattcaaaaattgggcaGCACATATCGATAGCGAATTATTGGAATGATCCTTTAGAGCAAGATTTATACtataaatttagcaaatttttgccaataataaataatgaaatacgAACATATAATTCTAGCCAGTACAAAAACACTTTACTTCGTTtgaataaaatgattttaatagGAGGTCCAAATGATGGCGTAATTTCCCCTTGGGAATCTAG TCACTTTGGATATTTTAACACAACATTGAATGTAATACCTCTACACAAGCGACCAATATACATTGAAGATGCAATTGGTTTGAAATATCTCGAAAATAATGGCAAATTAGTAATAATCATCAAGCCATTTGTCCATCATCTTACATGGCATACAAATCGACACGTCATACAAGAAGTAATTATTCCATACTtggattaa